A genome region from Glycine max cultivar Williams 82 chromosome 5, Glycine_max_v4.0, whole genome shotgun sequence includes the following:
- the LOC100789555 gene encoding probable receptor-like protein kinase At2g23200, whose translation MAIAMLHRIQHFLCLILVFLLPFSSLLFPSLGYNVPDKYFINCGSDSNVTVGDKVYVGESNPVARFSRSKTESNESQVPSPLYQTARIFRRESSYEFGIDTNGTYLVRLHFFSFTSRSNLYSARFNISVPGFWLVQKFDARNDTENNADPVKEFFMEITSPTFKIIFRPLPSSFAFVNAIELFLLPLNLISNNVSHFTFSGYMGLTSYRPGLYSRVLETKLRLNVGGQIVTGPDNLLRKWFPDDSYFANPENAKNRSPFMGRIEYHVGDDSDGPYANKFTAPSDVYRTAKEINSSSSSAGNITWALPVDYNTDHLLRLHFCDYWSPQIDHAYINLFIYDTYVMPVNIYDPEVSKELPAPYYFDFVVHSDDSGFMKVSIAPDASARIRDAFLNGLEIMKIIERSSSVPPYLDEPNSEHNRLPVVLGSVLIIFMMILGFLWRLKITKEKPTENSDWLPMLVTAGGSSQSRLTEGTSQGSALPNINLGLKIPLLDLQLATNNFHASQIIGKGSFGNVYKGVLQNGMTVAVKRGEPGSGEGLPEFHTEIVILSKIRHKHLVSLIGYCDENFEMILVYEYMEKGTLRDHLSNKNLPRLSWKNRLEICIGAASGLHYLHKGVDGGIIHRDVKSTNILLDENLVAKVADFGLSRTGPVDHQPYVTTVVKGTFGYLDPEYFKTQQLTEKSDVYSFGVVLLEVLCARAVIDPSLPRDQINLAEWGILCKNKGMLQDIVDPSIKDQIDQNSLRKFSETVEKSLQEDGSDRPTMDALLWDLEYALQIQRGVQDEDSSISVSASLQLPSVRRLPSLSTLSEVAEFAIVTGNESNCAADSVFSLLKIDDAR comes from the coding sequence ATGGCGATTGCTATGCTCCATAGAATTCAACACTTTCTGTGTCTAatacttgtttttcttcttccattctcaTCACTGCTGTTCCCGTCACTCGGATACAACGTCccagataaatattttatcaattgtGGGTCTGATAGCAATGTTACCGTAGGTGACAAGGTTTACGTTGGTGAATCAAACCCTGTAGCCCGTTTTAGCAGAAGCAAAACAGAGAGCAATGAATCACAGGTGCCTTCTCCTCTCTACCAAACAGCAAGGATTTTTCGACGTGAGTCCTCATATGAGTTCGGTATCGACACAAATGGCACCTATCTGGTACGCCTCCATTTCTTCTCTTTCACTTCACGGAGTAATCTTTACTCGGCCAGGTTCAACATCTCGGTTCCGGGGTTCTGGTTGGTCCAAAAATTTGATGCCAGAAATGATACCGAAAACAACGCTGATCCGGTAAAAGAGTTTTTCATGGAGATCACTTCCCCCACCTTCAAAATTATATTCAGACCTCTGCCATCATCATTTGCATTTGTGAATGCTATTGAACTCTTCCTACTCCCTCTCAATTTGATTAGCAATAATGTCTCGCATTTCACTTTTAGTGGTTACATGGGCTTAACTAGTTACAGACCAGGTTTGTATTCTCGCGTGTTGGAGACCAAACTTAGGCTGAATGTGGGTGGCCAAATTGTCACTGGTCCAGATAACTTATTGAGAAAGTGGTTTCCAGATGATAGTTATTTTGCAAATCCAGAAAATGCCAAGAATCGTTCCCCTTTCATGGGTCGAATTGAGTACCATGTAGGTGATGACTCAGATGGTCCATACGCAAATAAATTTACCGCGCCAAGTGATGTGTACAGAACTGCTAAAGAGATTAATAGCAGCTCTTCCAGTGCTGGAAACATAACATGGGCTCTTCCCGTGGACTACAACACAGATCATCTTCTTCGGCTTCACTTCTGTGACTATTGGAGTCCACAAATTGATCATGCATACATCAATCTGTTCATTTACGATACCTATGTCATGCCCGTAAATATTTATGACCCAGAAGTGTCTAAGGAGTTGCCAGCCccttattattttgattttgtggtACACTCTGATGACTCTGGGTTTATGAAGGTCAGCATAGCACCTGATGCATCCGCTCGCATTCGTGATGCGTTTTTAAACGGGCtagaaataatgaaaataattgagaGATCAAGTTCTGTTCCTCCTTACCTGGACGAACCCAATTCTGAGCACAATCGTCTTCCTGTGGTGCTAGGTTCAGTCCTGattatttttatgatgataCTTGGCTTTCTTTGGCGTCTTAAAATAACGAAGGAAAAACCCACTGAGAATTCAGACTGGTTGCCAATGCTCGTTACTGCTGGAGGGAGTTCTCAAAGTAGATTGACTGAGGGAACCAGTCAAGGCTCTGCTCTTCCCAACATAAATCTTGGTCTGAAAATTCCATTGCTTGATCTTCAATTGGCAACCAATAACTTCCATGCAAGTCAGATAATTGGAAAGGGTAGTTTTGGCAACGTCTATAAAGGGGTTCTTCAGAATGGCATGACAGTCGCTGTGAAAAGAGGTGAGCCGGGGTCGGGTGAAGGCCTTCCAGAATTTCACACCGAGATCGTGATTTTGTCCAAGATTCGTCACAAGCACCTTGTTTCCTTAATTGGGTATTGTGATGAAAACTTTGAGATGATACTGGTTTATGAGTACATGGAAAAAGGAACACTCAGAGACCATTTGTCCAATAAAAACTTGCCAAGGTTGTCTTGGAAGAATAGGCTTGAAATTTGCATTGGAGCTGCCAGTGGTCTTCATTACCTTCACAAAGGAGTGGATGGGGGGATCATTCACCGTGATGTAAAGTCTACAAACATATTGCTTGATGAGAACCTTGTAGCCAAAGTTGCTGACTTTGGTCTTTCAAGGACTGGTCCTGTTGATCATCAACCATATGTAACCACTGTTGTTAAAGGCACTTTCGGGTATCTTGATCCTGAGTATTTCAAGACGCAACAGCTGACAGAAAAATCTGATGTATATTCATTTGGGGTCGTTCTTTTGGAAGTGTTGTGTGCAAGAGCAGTGATTGACCCATCGCTTCCAAGAGACCAGATAAACTTGGCTGAATGGGGAATACTCTGCAAAAATAAGGGGATGCTCCAAGATATTGTTGACCCTTCCATTAAGGACCAAATAGATCAAAACTCGCTCAGAAAATTTAGTGAGACAGTAGAAAAATCCTTGCAAGAAGATGGTTCTGATAGGCCAACCATGGATGCTTTGTTGTGGGACTTGGAGTATGCGCTGCAGATTCAGAGAGGTGTGCAGGATGAGGATAGTTCTATTAGTGTTTCTGCATCACTTCAATTGCCCAGTGTTCGGCGTCTTCCATCACTCTCCACACTAAGTGAAGTGGCTGAATTTGCTATTGTGACCGGTAATGAGTCCAATTGTGCTGCGGATTCTGTTTTCTCTTTATTGAAAATTGATGACGCCAGATAG